The segment TCGACGGCTTCGCGCAAGTACATCCGGACACCGGGAGTCCGCGGGCCAAGACCCTGTCGGGGCTGGCGGTGAAGGACGACAAGACCTTCACCGTCAAGCTCAACCAGAAGTTCTCCACCTGGCCGGACACCCTGGGCTATGCGGCCTTCATGCCGCTGCCGCAGGCGTTCTTCCGGGACCACGACGCCTGGATCGGGAAGCCGGTCGGAAACGGGCCGTACACCGTGGACTCCTACGAAAAGGGGTCGGTGCTGCGGATGCGGAAGTGGGACAAATATCCGGGGGACGATCCGGCGCGCAACGGCGGAATCGATCTGCGGGTCTACACGGACAACAACACGGCCTATACCGATCTCCAGGCGGGCAACCTCGATCTGGTCGACGATGTGCCGGCCGCACAGCTGAAGAACGTACGGGCGGATCTGGGCGGCCGCTATATCAATCAGCCGGCCGGGATCATCCAGACCCTCGCCTTTCCCATGTACGACAAGCGGTGGGGGCGGCCGGGCGCGGAGAAGGTGCGCCGGGGCCTGTCGATGGCGATCGACCGGGACCAGATCACCCGGGAGATCTTCCAGAAGACCCGGACGCCCGCCACGGACTGGACCTCACCGGTGCTCGGGCCGAAGGGCGGCTACAAACCCGGGCTGTGCGGTGAGGCCTGTGAGTTCCACGCGGCCAAGGCGAAACAGCTGATCAAAGAGGGCGGCGGACTCCCCGGCGGCAGGGTCACCCTCGCGTACAACGCCGATACGGGCTCCCACAAGGACTGGATCGATGCCCTCTGCAACAGCATCAACAAGTCGCTGGGAGAGGACCAGGCATGTGTCGGGGCCCCCGTCGGAACCTTCGCCGACTTCCGCAACAAGCTCACCGCCCGGCGGATGAGCGGGCCGTTCCGGGCCGGCTGGCAGATGGACTATCCGCTGATCCAGAACTTTCTCCAGCCGCTGTACTACACCAACGCCTCCGCCAACGACGGCAAGTTCAGCAATGCCTCCTTCGACAAGCTGGTGAACCAGGCGAACGCGGAAACGGACCAGAAGAAGGCCGTCGCGACATTCCAGGACGCGGAGAAGATCCTCGCCACCCAGATGCCGGCCATTCCGCTCTGGTACCAGAACGGCAGCGGCGGCTATTCGGACCGGATCAGCAATGTCGCACTGAATCCGTTCAGCGTGCCGGTCTACGACGACATCAAGGTCAACTGACCGTGCCCACGGGCCGTGTGGCGAGGGAGGCCGGTGCGTCATGGGCCGCTATGTGATCCGCCGGCTGCTCCAGATGATCCCGGTGTTCATCGGCAGCACCTTCCTCATCTTCTTCATGGTGTACGCCCTGGGCGACCCCGTGGCCGCGATGTTCGGCGACCGGGCGCCCGACCCCGCCACCGCCGCGCAGATCCGCCGCGAGCTCTACCTCGATGCACCGCTGTGGAAGCAGTATCTGCACTACATGGGCCAGATCTTCCAGGGGAATTTCGGCACCGCCTTCAACGGCCAGCCGGTCACCGAGCTGATGGCCTCCGCCTTTCCCGTCACGCTGCGGCTGGCCCTGGTCGCCGTCGTCATCGAGATGCTGGTGGGCATCGTGCTGGGGGTGTTCAGCGGGCTGCGGCGCGGCCGGG is part of the Streptomyces platensis genome and harbors:
- a CDS encoding peptide ABC transporter substrate-binding protein, whose product is MRRATCAKWGASAVAVALVATGCGGGSGASRSGVVSASWGDPQNPLEPANTNEVQGGKVLEMLFRGLKRYNPKTGAAENVIADRIETKDSQNFTVTLKDGWTFSNGEKVTAKSFVDAWNYGALLSNKQKNAPFFQYIDGFAQVHPDTGSPRAKTLSGLAVKDDKTFTVKLNQKFSTWPDTLGYAAFMPLPQAFFRDHDAWIGKPVGNGPYTVDSYEKGSVLRMRKWDKYPGDDPARNGGIDLRVYTDNNTAYTDLQAGNLDLVDDVPAAQLKNVRADLGGRYINQPAGIIQTLAFPMYDKRWGRPGAEKVRRGLSMAIDRDQITREIFQKTRTPATDWTSPVLGPKGGYKPGLCGEACEFHAAKAKQLIKEGGGLPGGRVTLAYNADTGSHKDWIDALCNSINKSLGEDQACVGAPVGTFADFRNKLTARRMSGPFRAGWQMDYPLIQNFLQPLYYTNASANDGKFSNASFDKLVNQANAETDQKKAVATFQDAEKILATQMPAIPLWYQNGSGGYSDRISNVALNPFSVPVYDDIKVN